From the genome of Phytohabitans rumicis, one region includes:
- the trpS gene encoding tryptophan--tRNA ligase translates to MSNRTPSQQAALDRSAALEHQVRAAPRTFRVLTGDRPTGALHIGHYLGTLANRVRLQNLGVEVIVLIADYQVMTDQQAGRRLPATVRGVVADYLAAGIDPDRSTIFTHSAVPALNGLVLPFLSLVSDAELHRNPTVKAEAEATGRPPTGLMLTYPVHQAADILFCHANLVPVGLDQLPHLETTRLIARRFNERYAQHAPLFPEPDALLTATPMLAGLDGKKMSKTRRNGIALQATEDQTAAMIRRAPTDSERRITYDPVARPAVANLLDLLAAASGADPRRLADEIGNGGAGRLKQLVTEAVNELLRPVRERRAGLADDVSYLDSVLDTGNTRARQLADATLARVHHLLGMTYANRQLRLVG, encoded by the coding sequence ATGTCTAACCGGACCCCATCACAGCAGGCCGCACTCGACCGCAGCGCCGCGCTCGAGCACCAGGTACGGGCGGCACCGCGCACGTTTCGAGTCCTGACCGGCGATCGGCCCACCGGCGCCCTGCACATCGGCCACTACCTCGGCACGCTCGCGAACCGGGTTCGACTACAGAACCTCGGCGTCGAGGTGATCGTGTTGATCGCCGACTACCAGGTGATGACCGATCAACAGGCCGGCCGGCGGCTGCCCGCCACGGTCCGCGGCGTCGTCGCCGACTACCTGGCCGCCGGCATCGACCCCGACCGATCAACGATCTTCACGCACAGCGCCGTCCCGGCCCTCAACGGACTGGTGCTGCCGTTCCTGAGCCTGGTCAGCGACGCCGAGTTGCACCGCAACCCCACCGTCAAGGCCGAGGCCGAGGCCACCGGCAGGCCGCCGACCGGTCTCATGCTGACCTACCCCGTTCACCAGGCCGCCGACATCCTGTTCTGCCACGCCAACCTGGTCCCGGTGGGTCTCGATCAACTCCCGCACCTGGAGACCACGCGGCTCATCGCCCGGCGATTCAACGAACGCTACGCCCAGCACGCGCCGCTGTTTCCCGAGCCCGACGCGCTGCTCACCGCCACGCCGATGCTGGCCGGACTGGACGGAAAGAAGATGAGCAAGACCCGGCGCAACGGCATCGCCCTGCAAGCGACCGAAGACCAAACCGCGGCGATGATCCGGCGCGCGCCCACCGACAGCGAACGGCGCATCACGTACGACCCGGTCGCCCGGCCCGCCGTCGCCAACCTGCTCGACCTGCTCGCGGCCGCCAGCGGCGCGGACCCGCGTCGGCTCGCCGACGAGATCGGCAACGGCGGCGCCGGCCGTCTCAAACAGCTGGTGACCGAGGCCGTCAACGAACTGCTCCGGCCCGTCCGGGAACGCCGGGCCGGCCTCGCCGACGACGTCTCCTATCTCGACAGCGTGCTCGACACCGGCAACACGCGGGCCCGCCAACTCGCCGACGCCACCCTCGCGAGGGTCCACCACCTGCTCGGGATGACCTACGCCAACCGGCAATTGCGGCTCGTCGGCTAG
- a CDS encoding DUF6584 family protein: MALRDVLARVDRDLELGHVHPAMQRLASLVAAYPNDLELRARRAALNRRIGNPVEAGRWGFLTEEVTAAEVTAFERALPRAWTRLSALRLRDDPSGRLGQRAARRYRSLIEQVEAEAGGAVTAVADEPAPAVAQAGRSFSWLILGPFLLYVVFALGLLGLAIVGLIALIRAWVGAR; the protein is encoded by the coding sequence GTGGCGTTGCGTGACGTGTTGGCCCGGGTGGACCGCGATCTGGAGCTCGGCCACGTCCATCCGGCGATGCAGCGACTCGCCAGCCTGGTCGCGGCCTATCCGAACGACCTGGAACTGCGGGCCCGCCGGGCGGCCCTCAACCGCCGGATCGGCAACCCGGTCGAGGCCGGCCGGTGGGGCTTCCTCACCGAGGAGGTCACCGCGGCGGAGGTCACCGCGTTCGAGCGGGCGCTGCCCCGGGCCTGGACCCGGCTGTCGGCCCTGCGGCTGCGCGACGACCCGAGCGGGCGGCTGGGGCAGCGGGCCGCCCGCCGCTACCGTTCCCTGATCGAGCAGGTGGAGGCGGAGGCCGGCGGCGCGGTCACGGCCGTCGCCGACGAGCCGGCGCCGGCGGTGGCGCAGGCGGGTCGATCGTTCTCGTGGCTGATCCTCGGGCCGTTCCTGCTGTACGTGGTGTTCGCGCTCGGGCTGCTCGGCCTCGCGATCGTCGGACTGATCGCACTCATTCGTGCGTGGGTAGGGGCGCGATGA
- a CDS encoding RHS repeat domain-containing protein gives MRTRRTFSAALTVVVTVAMFGAAPAAAAPEPGPAAAPELPSLPGQTAPAAGALASPRPGDVTAGMVVLAAPDLAPAQVTYQWRRATVDDWADIDPAHVSAAAGGTALAWNVRAALDAAESPARDGPLEVRATYPGGASAPVRFLFDGDLASAASQPLGPGMVNLETGELTLPGRGLSVASYGSDLAVGTTFRSRHAGVLDGAGIFGPGWVTTVGVSSLGARYGRLRVTGSLVHVGLADGTALGFTAVDPTRYAPPPGHETLALVREAGGFRLTDERGVGVTFTPIGDAYYPAVVSAPGTGQVTTVSWEATQTAARPTRILAPAPDGVDCTAPVRGCRLLTFSYADQATGDGDHPGRLRQIALTSWDPDATPPGMRTVPLARYRYDEAGRLRAAWDPRLDYPDEAGAHHVADTYGYAADGSLAEVGPAGEQPWQLTYTTVPGDPGAGRVAAVSRTTGAGTARTSVVYRVPVAGPPFDMSVAQTARWGQDPAPVRATAVFPPGQVPDGDQPAGVPPAAWQRATVIYLDGNGRAVNMVSPGGHASTTWYDRFGNVARGLSAANRARALAAGADSAALADRLSTVYVYDAGGRRVLETFGPEHDVMVDGAVVRGRQHSRFSYDEGAPAYPDGTGPGLLTTRIDSVRHTGSTDSAARTTRYEYDWELRRPTATVVDPGGLALTEQTTYDPETGLPTRTASTAPAAVTPADLPTSGARQTVYYGAGTGHPECDNRPEWANLPCRVQPADATRPWTTYTYDQYFQPRTVTERTADAVLRTTTIGYDGAGRAREVAVSGIGAPVPVRRTAYAASTGLVERTESVQGGAVVAQILRRHDGLGRPVGYTDADGTESSTAYHPGGQVATASDGKGTRAYGYDERGLPVTVTDSLVGTFTAGYDPDGNVVSQTWPAGVSVHTTYDETGLPVGLRYERPGCGQPTCTLYGETLVPTAHGQVARQTGTGPQRSYGYDAAGRLTSVEEGAAADCARRTYGFDGSTNRTTSTAAACTGDPPTSTRSWAYDAADRLVTPGTTYDQLGRTTAVPAADLVQGSDLAVTYHVTDMVRSITQAGRTAEYALDAGGDRIRSWTDSGVERRHHYQDDSDSPSWTEESTSTWSRQIRSVSGFAGVHGGGGLAQWQLTSLRGDVVATLEGGGPAAHPADEYGRAGPGTGVRRYGWLGAYQRAADTPGGLVLLGVRLYNPATGRFLTVDPIDGGNANDYEYCTGDPVNCHDLDGRAGGFWRKLLGGVIAVVGVVGALACGVSVVCGVAVGIGAAGAGYTAVHAGTPDWSWRGLFTTMAIGGGLGLLGPLSSGVRGRIGQRVADLPYIGQRSRLFGRLNIPGGVQGSLNHGGLRIGWWWTGTAAAGRPVFRIAIGGRHYRINWHIDIL, from the coding sequence ATGCGCACCCGCAGGACGTTCTCCGCCGCGCTGACCGTCGTGGTGACGGTGGCGATGTTTGGCGCCGCGCCGGCCGCGGCCGCACCGGAGCCGGGACCGGCGGCAGCACCGGAGCTGCCGTCGCTACCCGGCCAGACCGCACCGGCCGCCGGCGCGCTGGCGTCACCGCGGCCCGGCGACGTGACGGCCGGAATGGTCGTACTGGCCGCACCGGACCTCGCACCGGCGCAGGTCACGTACCAGTGGCGGCGGGCCACAGTGGACGATTGGGCCGACATCGACCCCGCCCACGTGTCCGCCGCGGCCGGCGGCACCGCTTTGGCGTGGAACGTCCGGGCTGCCCTCGACGCGGCCGAGTCCCCGGCCCGCGACGGGCCGCTGGAGGTGCGGGCGACGTACCCGGGTGGCGCGAGCGCGCCGGTGCGTTTCCTGTTCGACGGCGACCTCGCCTCGGCGGCGTCCCAGCCGCTCGGGCCGGGCATGGTGAACCTGGAGACCGGCGAGCTCACGCTGCCCGGCCGCGGTCTGTCCGTCGCGTCGTACGGCTCCGACCTCGCCGTTGGCACCACCTTCCGTAGCCGGCACGCCGGCGTGCTGGACGGCGCCGGGATCTTCGGCCCAGGCTGGGTGACCACCGTGGGCGTGTCCAGCCTGGGCGCCCGGTACGGCCGGCTGCGGGTCACCGGGTCACTCGTCCATGTTGGACTCGCCGACGGGACCGCGCTCGGGTTCACCGCCGTCGACCCGACCCGGTACGCCCCGCCGCCCGGGCACGAGACGCTGGCGCTGGTGCGTGAGGCCGGCGGCTTCCGGCTCACCGACGAGCGGGGCGTCGGCGTGACGTTCACCCCGATCGGCGACGCGTACTATCCGGCGGTCGTCAGCGCGCCCGGCACGGGCCAGGTCACGACCGTCTCGTGGGAGGCGACGCAGACCGCGGCCAGGCCGACCCGGATCCTCGCGCCGGCGCCGGACGGCGTCGACTGCACGGCACCGGTCCGCGGCTGCCGTCTGCTCACCTTCTCGTACGCCGACCAGGCCACCGGCGACGGCGACCACCCCGGCCGGCTCAGGCAGATCGCGCTGACCTCCTGGGATCCGGACGCCACGCCGCCGGGCATGCGCACGGTCCCGCTGGCCCGCTACCGCTACGACGAGGCCGGGCGGCTGCGCGCGGCGTGGGACCCGCGACTGGACTACCCGGACGAGGCCGGGGCGCACCACGTCGCCGACACCTACGGCTATGCCGCCGACGGCAGCCTCGCCGAGGTGGGGCCGGCCGGCGAGCAGCCCTGGCAGCTGACCTACACGACCGTGCCCGGCGACCCGGGCGCCGGGCGGGTCGCGGCGGTGAGCCGCACGACCGGGGCGGGCACGGCTCGCACGTCGGTGGTCTACCGCGTGCCGGTCGCCGGGCCGCCGTTCGACATGTCCGTGGCGCAGACCGCCCGCTGGGGCCAGGACCCTGCGCCGGTGCGGGCCACCGCGGTCTTCCCGCCCGGCCAGGTCCCCGACGGCGACCAGCCCGCGGGCGTACCCCCGGCGGCCTGGCAGCGGGCGACGGTGATCTATCTCGACGGCAACGGCCGGGCGGTCAACATGGTCTCGCCGGGTGGGCACGCGAGCACGACCTGGTACGACCGGTTCGGCAACGTGGCGCGCGGCCTGAGCGCCGCCAACCGGGCCCGGGCGCTGGCCGCCGGCGCCGACAGCGCCGCGCTGGCGGATCGACTGTCCACAGTGTACGTCTACGACGCCGGCGGTCGACGGGTGCTGGAGACGTTCGGGCCGGAGCACGACGTCATGGTCGACGGGGCGGTCGTGCGCGGCCGCCAGCACTCCCGGTTCAGCTATGACGAAGGGGCGCCGGCCTACCCGGACGGCACCGGCCCCGGCCTGTTGACCACCCGCATCGACTCGGTCCGGCACACCGGCTCGACCGACTCCGCGGCGCGGACGACCCGCTACGAGTACGACTGGGAACTGCGCCGGCCCACGGCGACGGTGGTCGACCCGGGCGGGTTGGCGCTGACCGAGCAGACCACGTACGACCCGGAGACCGGCCTGCCGACGCGAACCGCGTCCACCGCGCCGGCCGCCGTCACGCCGGCCGACCTCCCCACGTCCGGCGCCCGGCAGACCGTCTACTACGGCGCCGGCACCGGCCACCCCGAATGCGACAACCGTCCGGAGTGGGCCAACCTGCCGTGCCGGGTGCAGCCGGCCGACGCGACGCGGCCCTGGACCACCTACACGTACGACCAGTACTTCCAGCCGCGGACCGTCACCGAGCGCACCGCCGACGCGGTCCTGCGGACCACCACGATCGGCTACGACGGCGCCGGCCGGGCGCGCGAGGTCGCGGTGTCCGGGATCGGAGCGCCGGTGCCGGTGCGGCGCACGGCGTACGCGGCGTCGACCGGCCTGGTCGAGCGGACCGAATCGGTCCAGGGCGGCGCCGTGGTCGCCCAGATCCTGCGCCGCCACGACGGGCTGGGCCGCCCGGTCGGCTACACCGACGCCGACGGAACCGAGTCGAGCACCGCATACCATCCCGGCGGGCAGGTGGCGACCGCCTCGGACGGCAAGGGCACCCGCGCCTACGGCTACGACGAGCGCGGTCTGCCGGTGACGGTCACCGACTCGCTCGTGGGCACGTTCACCGCCGGGTACGACCCGGACGGCAACGTGGTCAGCCAGACCTGGCCGGCCGGCGTGAGCGTGCACACCACCTACGACGAGACCGGGCTGCCGGTCGGGCTGCGCTACGAGCGGCCCGGCTGCGGACAGCCGACCTGCACCCTGTACGGCGAGACGCTCGTTCCGACCGCACACGGACAGGTCGCCCGGCAGACCGGCACCGGGCCGCAGCGGTCCTACGGGTACGACGCCGCCGGGCGGCTGACCTCGGTAGAGGAGGGCGCCGCCGCCGACTGCGCGCGCCGGACGTACGGCTTCGACGGCTCGACCAACCGGACCACGTCGACGGCGGCTGCCTGCACCGGCGACCCGCCCACGTCGACCCGGTCCTGGGCGTACGACGCGGCCGACCGGCTCGTCACCCCGGGGACCACGTACGACCAGCTCGGCCGGACCACGGCGGTGCCGGCCGCCGACCTGGTCCAGGGATCGGATCTCGCCGTCACCTACCACGTGACCGACATGGTGCGCTCGATCACGCAGGCCGGCCGGACCGCCGAGTACGCCCTCGACGCCGGCGGCGACCGGATCCGATCCTGGACCGACAGCGGGGTCGAACGGCGCCACCACTACCAGGACGACAGCGACAGTCCATCATGGACGGAGGAGTCGACGTCGACGTGGAGCAGGCAGATCCGGTCCGTCTCCGGCTTCGCCGGCGTACACGGCGGTGGCGGGCTGGCCCAATGGCAGCTGACCAGCCTGCGCGGCGACGTGGTGGCGACGCTGGAGGGCGGCGGCCCGGCGGCACACCCAGCCGACGAGTACGGACGGGCCGGTCCCGGCACCGGCGTACGCCGCTACGGCTGGCTCGGCGCGTACCAGCGCGCCGCCGACACGCCGGGCGGGCTGGTGCTGCTGGGCGTCCGGCTCTACAACCCGGCCACCGGCCGCTTCCTGACCGTCGACCCGATCGACGGCGGCAACGCCAACGACTACGAATACTGCACCGGCGACCCGGTCAACTGCCATGACCTCGACGGCCGGGCCGGCGGGTTCTGGCGCAAGCTGCTCGGCGGCGTGATCGCGGTCGTCGGCGTCGTCGGGGCGCTGGCGTGCGGCGTCTCGGTGGTGTGCGGCGTGGCCGTCGGGATCGGGGCGGCCGGCGCCGGCTACACGGCGGTGCACGCGGGCACCCCGGACTGGAGCTGGCGAGGTCTGTTCACCACCATGGCGATCGGCGGAGGGCTCGGCCTGCTCGGCCCGCTCAGCTCCGGCGTACGCGGCAGGATCGGCCAGCGGGTCGCCGACCTGCCCTACATCGGACAGCGCAGCCGCCTGTTCGGCCGGCTCAACATACCCGGCGGCGTACAGGGCAGCCTCAACCACGGAGGGTTGCGGATCGGCTGGTGGTGGACGGGCACCGCCGCGGCGGGACGGCCAGTGTTCCGGATCGCCATCGGCGGACGCCACTACCGGATCAACTGGCACATCGACATCCTCTAG
- a CDS encoding MFS transporter, giving the protein MPAAESPTVAAPAPRRNRHFTAFWASQILSVFGDSFSQLAVPLLVLDLTGSVATAGLLTGVMGTTTVLTGLFAGVVVDRVNRSRLLVGCDVARMLLLAVIPIVTLAAGAPPIWLLFVLLPLASAIGMLFQVAAVTAVRSLVGAAEVTKANGRLYAGTALASLLGPAAAGAISGWIGPPAAIAVDAATFGVSAAFLLLVRLPARTPAAGADPGRTRPWDEFLAGARFLFRHPVLRPLTGLLTVFILLTYGVDDVVVYHLRNGLDQPDGTIGLVLMAGAAGAMTGSLVVAALRKRFGFGACWIGSVAVGGAAVASLSLTGGPVDVAALMGVYFCTTSVAGICSMSLRQEVTPDHLLGRVTSTFWTIHFSLGGVGAAGLTWLAQHHGARLAFVLAGGGALVVAGAALLTPVRRPVIGVSSGVSDSSERKA; this is encoded by the coding sequence ATCCCCGCCGCCGAGTCCCCCACCGTCGCCGCGCCCGCACCGCGGCGCAACCGCCATTTCACCGCCTTCTGGGCGTCGCAGATCCTGTCCGTCTTCGGCGACTCCTTCTCGCAGTTGGCGGTGCCGCTGCTGGTGCTGGACCTGACCGGTTCGGTCGCGACCGCGGGCTTGCTCACCGGCGTCATGGGCACGACGACCGTGCTCACCGGCCTGTTCGCCGGGGTCGTCGTGGACCGGGTGAACCGTTCGCGGCTGCTGGTCGGCTGCGACGTGGCCCGGATGCTGCTGCTCGCGGTGATCCCGATCGTCACGCTCGCCGCGGGCGCGCCACCGATCTGGCTGCTGTTCGTGCTGCTCCCGCTGGCATCGGCGATCGGGATGCTCTTTCAGGTCGCGGCCGTCACCGCCGTACGCAGCCTGGTGGGCGCCGCCGAGGTGACCAAGGCCAACGGCCGCCTCTACGCCGGCACCGCCCTGGCCTCGCTCCTCGGCCCGGCCGCGGCGGGCGCGATCTCCGGATGGATCGGCCCGCCGGCCGCGATCGCCGTCGACGCCGCGACCTTCGGCGTCTCCGCGGCGTTCCTTCTTCTGGTACGCCTGCCCGCGCGCACCCCCGCGGCCGGCGCCGACCCCGGTCGCACCCGGCCGTGGGACGAGTTCCTGGCCGGCGCCCGCTTCCTGTTCCGGCACCCGGTGCTCCGCCCGCTGACCGGCCTGCTGACCGTGTTCATCCTGCTCACGTACGGCGTCGACGACGTCGTCGTGTACCACCTGCGCAACGGCCTCGACCAGCCGGACGGCACGATCGGCCTGGTCCTGATGGCCGGCGCGGCGGGTGCCATGACCGGTTCGCTGGTCGTGGCCGCGCTCCGCAAGCGGTTCGGCTTCGGCGCCTGCTGGATCGGCTCGGTAGCCGTCGGCGGCGCCGCCGTCGCCAGCCTGAGCCTGACCGGCGGCCCGGTCGACGTGGCCGCCCTGATGGGCGTCTACTTCTGCACCACCAGCGTCGCCGGCATCTGCTCGATGTCGCTGCGCCAGGAGGTCACGCCGGACCACCTGCTCGGCCGGGTCACCTCCACGTTCTGGACGATCCACTTCTCGCTCGGCGGCGTCGGCGCGGCGGGCCTGACCTGGCTCGCCCAGCACCACGGCGCACGGCTCGCGTTCGTCCTGGCCGGCGGCGGTGCCCTCGTGGTGGCGGGCGCCGCGCTGCTCACCCCGGTCCGCCGGCCCGTTATCGGTGTGTCGTCAGGGGTTTCGGACAGCTCCGAGCGGAAGGCGTGA
- a CDS encoding YkvA family protein has protein sequence MSREAWTVVIVLGVIIAVASLIGAIVLAVRVWRTRKLLVGMGAGGKLAFYGALLYTILPVDVLPDPIYLDDMGLLAGSLLYLTHLVRKQRATPPPPHRDRERLPS, from the coding sequence ATGTCCCGCGAAGCCTGGACCGTCGTCATCGTCCTCGGCGTGATCATCGCGGTCGCGTCGCTGATCGGCGCGATCGTGCTGGCGGTACGGGTCTGGCGCACCCGCAAGCTGCTGGTCGGCATGGGCGCCGGCGGCAAGCTCGCGTTCTACGGCGCGCTGCTCTATACGATCCTCCCGGTCGACGTCCTGCCCGACCCGATCTACCTGGACGACATGGGCCTGCTCGCCGGGTCCCTGCTCTACCTGACCCACCTCGTCCGCAAGCAACGCGCCACCCCACCCCCGCCCCACCGCGACCGCGAACGCCTGCCCTCGTAA
- a CDS encoding TfoX/Sxy family protein produces the protein MAFDEELADRVRELIGPEPGLAEKRMFGGLAMLLNGNMAVGVRGQGGLLVRVDPDESDDLLVEPGADLMEMRGRRLRGWLTVAPSACRSDADLGRWVGRGWRTRGASPRSRRRGEPSHRAGSRS, from the coding sequence ATGGCATTTGATGAGGAGCTGGCGGATCGGGTGCGGGAGCTGATCGGCCCCGAGCCCGGGCTGGCCGAGAAGCGCATGTTCGGTGGCCTGGCGATGCTGCTCAACGGCAACATGGCGGTGGGTGTACGGGGCCAGGGCGGGCTGCTGGTCCGCGTCGATCCGGACGAGTCCGACGACCTGCTGGTCGAGCCCGGTGCCGACCTGATGGAGATGCGGGGGCGGCGGCTGCGCGGCTGGCTCACCGTCGCACCGTCGGCGTGCCGGAGCGACGCCGACCTGGGCCGGTGGGTCGGGCGGGGGTGGCGTACGCGCGGAGCCTCCCCGCGAAGTAGGCGGCGCGGGGAGCCGTCGCATCGGGCAGGATCGCGGTCATGA
- a CDS encoding fumarylacetoacetate hydrolase family protein, whose product MTVLIHVVDHGSGARRWAVRRDGGLYALDAGLSDLLALPLARARAAYEAAAEPIGGPVSVLAPVDAQEVWAAGVTYQRSREGRREESAHAALYDHVYTAARPELFLKSTAARVVADGEPVGIRADSGWDVPEAELGLVVTAAGEVFGYTVGNDMSSRSIEGENPLYLPQAKIYSRACALGPAIVPAWEAGPGPFAVSVRVERDGAGAYAARTSTARLARGFADLVGWLTRALDFPAGVVLLTGTGVVPDRDFTLRAGDLVEITIDGVGTLRNPVTVVGRGEGD is encoded by the coding sequence ATGACCGTGTTGATCCACGTCGTTGATCATGGGTCCGGGGCGCGCCGCTGGGCGGTGCGCCGGGACGGCGGGCTGTACGCCCTCGACGCCGGCCTGTCCGACCTGCTCGCCCTGCCGCTGGCGCGGGCGCGCGCCGCGTACGAGGCCGCCGCCGAACCGATCGGCGGGCCGGTGTCGGTGCTCGCACCGGTGGACGCGCAGGAGGTGTGGGCGGCCGGGGTGACGTACCAGCGCAGCCGCGAGGGCCGCCGGGAGGAGTCGGCGCACGCCGCGCTGTACGACCACGTCTACACCGCGGCCCGGCCGGAGCTGTTCCTCAAGAGCACCGCCGCGCGGGTGGTGGCCGACGGGGAGCCGGTCGGCATCCGCGCCGACTCCGGCTGGGACGTGCCCGAGGCGGAGCTGGGCCTGGTCGTCACCGCGGCGGGGGAGGTGTTCGGCTACACCGTGGGCAACGACATGAGCAGCCGCTCGATCGAGGGCGAGAACCCGCTCTACCTGCCCCAGGCCAAGATCTACAGCCGGGCCTGCGCGCTCGGCCCGGCGATCGTGCCGGCGTGGGAGGCGGGCCCCGGCCCGTTCGCGGTGTCGGTGCGGGTGGAGCGGGACGGCGCCGGCGCGTACGCCGCGCGGACGTCCACGGCGCGGCTGGCCCGCGGCTTCGCCGACCTGGTCGGCTGGCTGACCCGGGCGCTGGACTTCCCGGCCGGCGTGGTGTTGTTGACCGGGACCGGGGTAGTTCCGGATCGTGACTTCACGCTGCGCGCCGGTGACCTCGTCGAGATCACGATCGACGGGGTGGGCACCCTGCGCAACCCGGTGACGGTGGTGGGTCGAGGAGAAGGGGACTGA
- a CDS encoding aldehyde dehydrogenase family protein, with translation MSLIESRSPQAPEDVVAQVPDNGPGEVAEAVRQAREAGVDWAARPATERAIALSACAEALAEASAELAALVVREVGKPIGEATGEVARGVAILRYFAQAALLPEGDVFPAADGVSLLHTRRRPHGVAGLITPWNFPVAIPLWKAAPALAYGNGVVLKPAEQAPAVALRLAELFAGALPGGVLRVVTGAGAAGAALVETADAISFTGSTAVGRLVRQAAAARGVPAQCEMGGQNPSVVLPDADLDLAARTIAGAAMGYAGQKCTATSRVIVVGDADGFAERLVAAVEALEVGDPGQASTAVGPVIEPAARSAVVAAAQRAAGRGAKILTGGVALDWNGWYAAPTVVTGVPEGDELLTEEVFGPICAVVPAASADDAVRAANAVRHGLVAALFTRDLASALTLAPRLETGMVKVNGPTAGVDFHAPFGGEKESSYGPREQGPAARDFYTRTVTVTLTP, from the coding sequence GTGTCGCTGATCGAAAGCCGTTCTCCGCAGGCGCCCGAGGACGTCGTGGCCCAGGTGCCGGACAACGGTCCAGGCGAGGTCGCCGAGGCGGTGCGGCAGGCCCGGGAGGCCGGCGTGGACTGGGCGGCCCGCCCCGCGACCGAGCGCGCGATAGCGCTGAGCGCCTGCGCCGAGGCGCTGGCCGAGGCGTCCGCCGAGCTGGCCGCGCTTGTGGTCCGCGAGGTGGGCAAGCCGATCGGCGAAGCCACCGGCGAGGTCGCCCGCGGTGTGGCGATCCTGCGGTACTTCGCCCAGGCCGCGCTGCTGCCCGAGGGCGACGTGTTTCCCGCCGCCGACGGGGTGTCGCTGCTGCACACCCGGCGCCGCCCGCACGGCGTCGCCGGACTGATCACGCCGTGGAACTTCCCCGTCGCCATCCCGCTGTGGAAGGCGGCGCCGGCCCTGGCGTACGGCAACGGAGTGGTCCTCAAGCCGGCCGAGCAGGCGCCGGCCGTGGCGTTGCGGCTGGCCGAGCTCTTCGCCGGCGCGCTGCCCGGCGGCGTGCTGCGGGTGGTCACCGGGGCCGGGGCGGCCGGCGCCGCGCTGGTCGAGACGGCCGACGCCATCTCGTTCACCGGGTCGACGGCCGTCGGCCGGCTGGTCCGCCAGGCCGCGGCGGCGCGCGGCGTACCGGCGCAGTGCGAGATGGGCGGGCAGAACCCGTCCGTCGTCCTGCCGGACGCCGACCTCGACCTCGCCGCCCGGACCATCGCCGGCGCCGCCATGGGGTACGCCGGGCAGAAGTGCACCGCCACCAGCCGGGTGATCGTCGTGGGCGACGCGGACGGCTTCGCCGAGCGGCTGGTCGCCGCCGTCGAGGCGTTGGAGGTCGGCGACCCGGGGCAGGCCAGCACCGCGGTCGGGCCGGTCATCGAGCCGGCGGCGCGCTCGGCGGTGGTGGCCGCGGCGCAGCGGGCCGCCGGGCGCGGCGCCAAGATCCTGACCGGCGGCGTCGCCCTGGACTGGAACGGCTGGTACGCCGCGCCGACCGTGGTGACCGGCGTGCCGGAGGGCGACGAACTGCTGACCGAGGAGGTGTTCGGCCCGATCTGCGCGGTGGTCCCGGCCGCGTCGGCCGACGACGCTGTCCGGGCCGCCAACGCGGTACGCCACGGGCTGGTCGCCGCGCTGTTCACCCGGGACCTGGCGTCTGCGCTGACCCTGGCCCCGCGGCTGGAGACCGGCATGGTCAAGGTCAACGGGCCGACCGCCGGGGTGGACTTCCACGCGCCGTTCGGCGGGGAGAAGGAGTCCAGCTACGGCCCACGCGAGCAGGGCCCGGCCGCGCGCGACTTCTACACCCGGACCGTGACGGTGACCCTCACCCCCTAG